In a single window of the Saccharothrix australiensis genome:
- the cas5e gene encoding type I-E CRISPR-associated protein Cas5/CasD codes for MTTLLLRLGAPLQSWGTSSRFVRRNTDRVPSRSGVIGLLAAAQGVRRTDPLEELLSLRIGVRIDQPGQLERDFQTARSLDGSTTMPLSYRFYLADAVFTVALEGDPDLLRGLEQALRSPVFPLYLGRRSCPPAGQLLHGLREGTVRERLETEPWHASPWTQRRHCSPTVGLDIVVDCPADAADAELVRDEPVSFDPRNRAYGWRTVHRDQVEVPNPSYQPTAPPADPFDPMAAFEEIA; via the coding sequence GTGACCACCCTGCTGTTGCGGCTGGGCGCGCCGCTGCAGTCGTGGGGCACCAGCAGCCGCTTCGTCCGCCGCAACACCGACCGGGTGCCCAGCCGCAGCGGCGTCATCGGTCTGCTGGCCGCCGCACAGGGCGTGCGCCGCACCGACCCGCTGGAAGAACTGCTCTCGCTGCGGATCGGCGTGCGCATCGACCAACCCGGCCAACTCGAACGCGACTTCCAGACCGCCCGCAGCCTCGACGGCTCCACCACGATGCCGCTGTCCTACCGGTTCTACCTGGCCGACGCGGTGTTCACAGTCGCGCTGGAAGGCGACCCCGACCTGCTGCGCGGCCTGGAACAAGCGCTGCGCTCCCCCGTCTTCCCCCTCTACCTCGGCCGCCGGTCCTGCCCGCCCGCCGGGCAGCTGCTGCACGGCCTGCGCGAGGGCACCGTGCGGGAACGGTTGGAGACCGAGCCGTGGCACGCCTCCCCCTGGACGCAACGCCGCCACTGCTCGCCCACGGTCGGACTGGACATCGTCGTGGACTGCCCCGCCGACGCGGCCGACGCCGAACTCGTGCGCGACGAACCCGTCAGCTTCGACCCCCGCAACCGCGCCTACGGCTGGCGCACCGTGCACCGCGACCAGGTCGAGGTCCCCAACCCCTCCTACCAACCCACCGCCCCGCCGGCGGACCCGTTCGACCCGATGGCGGCATTCGAGGAAATCGCCTGA